The region ACGGCGTGCGCAGCGTCAAGATGCATATCGCGGCGGAGGATTACGTGGACGTCGATAAGCCGCAGGCTGCCGGACCGCCGCGTCCTTAGCTGGTGGAAAGCGAGGATCGCGGGGTGAGCGGTGAGGATGTTGGCGATTATTTCTTCCTCTTCCGGCGGCAGGCTAACGTCGGTAAGCTCGTAAAGGCTTTTTTTCGTCATGTCGTACCCGGCCTTGAAAACGAAGGCGGCGACGACGATGGCGATTGCCGGGTCGAGCCAGGTTAGGCCGGTGATTTTTATGACTACTAGGCCGCCTAGGACCCCGCACGAAGTCCAGATGTCGGCTTTAAGGTGGAGGGCGTCCGCCTCGAGGGCGTGGGAACGGGTTTCATGCGCGACTTTCATCAGCCTGCCCGATACATACCAGTTGACGAGGATCGATACCGCCATTACGGCGATGCCGTATTCCAGGTAGGCCGGAGTATGGCCGGCAGTGAGTTTATCCACCGCCTCGTAAACGATCCATAATGCGGCTAGCACGATAAGGGCCGCCTCAATGGCGGCGGACAGGCTTTCCACTTTGCCGTGCCCGTAAGCGTGGTGTTCGTCGGGCGGCTTCGCCGCCTTGCGGACTGCGAAGTAGGCGATGAGGGCGGCGATGAGGTCGACGGCCGAATGGGCGGCTTCGGATACGATACTGACAGCGCCGCCAGCCAGGCCGACGGCGAGTTTGAATATAACCAGCGCCGTGTTTGAAAAAATCGACAACCGGGCGGTATTCTGTTTTAAGGTATTGTGATCCAAAATAACCCCCCCCAGTAATATTATGCGCGCCGCCGGCCAAAAAGCTCCGGCTGCCATGACCTGATTACTCCCGCTATCCGCAGATAAGCGTTTGCCACAGCCCCAAAAAACAAAAGCCTGCAGGACTTGTGGTCCCACAGGCTATGCCTGCTGCCTTTGCCCGGCCGCGCCGGCTGTCGCCGGCCGCCTGATCCTTATTTCATTATATTACCATACGGGGGCGACGGTGTAAATCCACTGCTTGGTCAGTCGTTGCCTATCTGCACTAGATGGGTGACGGGATAACCAATGGCCGTCAGCCGGTCGACGAGGACCTTGGCGTCCTTGACGTCGGCGCGGATGACCATTTCGGCCCGGCCGTCTTCGGTGTTGTAGGTGGCCATGCTGAGGATGTTGATGCCCAGTTCCTTGAAGACGGCGGCGACGTCGGCCAGGACGC is a window of Selenomonadales bacterium 4137-cl DNA encoding:
- a CDS encoding cation diffusion facilitator family transporter — its product is MAAGAFWPAARIILLGGVILDHNTLKQNTARLSIFSNTALVIFKLAVGLAGGAVSIVSEAAHSAVDLIAALIAYFAVRKAAKPPDEHHAYGHGKVESLSAAIEAALIVLAALWIVYEAVDKLTAGHTPAYLEYGIAVMAVSILVNWYVSGRLMKVAHETRSHALEADALHLKADIWTSCGVLGGLVVIKITGLTWLDPAIAIVVAAFVFKAGYDMTKKSLYELTDVSLPPEEEEIIANILTAHPAILAFHQLRTRRSGSLRLIDVHVILRRDMHLDAAHAVCDEVEASLEVSLSPCEATIHLEPCTCPDK